Proteins encoded within one genomic window of Alkalilimnicola sp. S0819:
- a CDS encoding YeeE/YedE family protein: MENFTPVSGLIGGLLIGLASLLLFLGTGRVAGISGIVGGLLKPQGGDRLWRLLFVAGLLLGGLGWLLASDRPLPVDLQAGWPGMIAAGLLVGFGARLGSGCTSGHGVCGIGRLSARSIVATVSFMVTAGLTVFITRHLIGG, from the coding sequence ATGGAGAACTTCACGCCCGTTTCCGGCTTGATCGGCGGCCTGCTGATCGGTCTGGCCAGCCTGCTGCTGTTTCTTGGCACGGGCCGGGTGGCGGGCATCAGCGGCATCGTCGGCGGCCTGCTCAAGCCCCAAGGCGGTGATCGGCTCTGGCGGCTGCTGTTCGTGGCCGGGCTGCTGCTCGGCGGGCTGGGCTGGTTGCTGGCAAGCGACCGCCCCCTGCCGGTGGACCTGCAGGCGGGCTGGCCGGGCATGATCGCCGCGGGCCTGCTGGTGGGCTTCGGCGCGCGCCTTGGCAGCGGCTGCACCAGCGGCCACGGCGTGTGCGGCATCGGTCGCTTGTCGGCCCGCTCCATCGTCGCCACGGTGAGCTTCATGGTCACCGCCGGCCTCACCGTCTTCATTACCCGCCACCTGATCGGAGGCTGA
- the rpe gene encoding ribulose-phosphate 3-epimerase has translation MADYKIAPSILSADFARLGEEVDTVLAAGADIVHFDVMDNHYVPNLTIGPMVCQALRKHGVTAEIDVHLMVKPVDRIIPDFAAAGASYITFHPEASEHVDRTLQLIRDQGCKSGLVFNPATPLDYLRYVMDKVDMILLMSVNPGFGGQTFIPATLDKLREARALIDASGRDIRLEVDGGVKTENIRAVAEAGADTFVAGSAIFGQSDYRAVIDAMRAELAQVRR, from the coding sequence ATGGCTGACTACAAGATCGCCCCTTCCATACTCTCCGCCGACTTCGCCCGTCTGGGCGAGGAAGTGGACACGGTGCTCGCCGCCGGCGCGGACATCGTCCACTTCGATGTCATGGACAACCATTATGTGCCTAACCTCACCATCGGCCCCATGGTCTGCCAGGCGCTGCGCAAGCATGGGGTGACGGCGGAGATCGACGTGCACCTGATGGTCAAGCCGGTGGACCGGATCATCCCCGACTTCGCCGCCGCCGGGGCGAGCTACATCACCTTCCACCCCGAGGCCAGCGAACACGTGGATCGGACCCTGCAGCTGATTCGCGATCAGGGCTGCAAATCCGGTTTGGTCTTCAATCCGGCCACCCCGCTGGATTACCTGCGCTACGTGATGGACAAGGTGGACATGATCCTGCTGATGTCGGTCAACCCCGGCTTCGGCGGCCAGACCTTCATCCCCGCCACCCTGGACAAGCTGCGCGAGGCCCGCGCGCTGATCGACGCCAGTGGCCGGGACATCCGCCTGGAGGTGGACGGGGGCGTCAAGACCGAGAACATCCGCGCCGTGGCCGAGGCCGGTGCCGACACCTTCGTCGCCGGCTCGGCGATCTTCGGCCAGAGCGACTACCGGGCGGTGATCGACGCCATGCGGGCGGAGCTCGCCCAAGTCCGCCGATGA
- a CDS encoding MBL fold metallo-hydrolase encodes MIPQVASFFDEATNTVSYVVRDPASQQAAIIDSVLDYDPKSGRTHTASADRIIDHVRAQDLRIEWILETHAHADHLSAAPYLKEHLGGRTGIGEHIRDVQKIFGRIFNAEAAFRYDGSQFDRLFAEGDSFHIGGLLARVMHTPGHTPACLSYVIGDAVFVGDTLFMPDYGTARADFPGGDASTLYRSIRRLLTELPEDTRLFLCHDYKAPGRDEYAWETTVAEQQAGNVHVHDGVSEAEFVTMREERDATLAMPTLLLPSVQVNMRAGEFPPAEDNGVRYLKIPINAL; translated from the coding sequence ATGATTCCGCAGGTAGCGTCCTTTTTCGACGAGGCCACCAACACGGTCTCCTACGTGGTCCGCGACCCGGCCAGCCAGCAGGCGGCCATCATCGATTCAGTGCTGGACTACGACCCGAAATCCGGCCGTACCCACACCGCATCGGCTGACCGGATCATCGACCATGTGCGCGCGCAGGATCTGCGCATCGAGTGGATCCTGGAAACCCACGCCCATGCCGATCATCTCTCCGCCGCGCCGTATCTCAAGGAGCATCTGGGCGGCAGGACCGGCATCGGCGAGCATATCCGCGATGTGCAGAAGATCTTCGGCAGGATCTTCAACGCCGAGGCGGCCTTCCGCTACGACGGCTCGCAATTCGACCGGCTGTTCGCCGAGGGCGACAGCTTCCACATCGGCGGTCTGCTGGCGCGGGTGATGCATACCCCCGGCCACACGCCGGCCTGCCTGAGCTACGTGATCGGCGACGCGGTCTTCGTGGGCGACACCCTGTTCATGCCCGATTACGGCACGGCGCGGGCGGACTTCCCCGGCGGCGACGCGAGCACCCTGTACCGCTCCATTCGCCGTCTGCTCACGGAGCTGCCGGAGGATACCCGCCTCTTCCTGTGCCACGACTACAAGGCGCCGGGGCGGGATGAATACGCGTGGGAGACCACCGTGGCGGAGCAGCAGGCCGGCAACGTGCACGTGCATGACGGGGTGAGCGAGGCGGAGTTCGTGACGATGCGCGAGGAGCGCGACGCCACCTTGGCCATGCCCACCCTGCTGCTGCCTTCCGTGCAGGTGAACATGCGCGCCGGCGAGTTCCCGCCCGCCGAGGACAACGGAGTGCGCTATCTGAAGATCCCGATCAACGCGCTTTGA
- the pyk gene encoding pyruvate kinase, which translates to MRRRTKIVATLGPASAEPGVLREMLRAGLDVVRLNLSHGDHATHRRLLASARAAAAELGVCLAVMPDLQGPKIRIEGFRRGPVRLAAGEPFALDVALAADAGDEQVVGVSYKQLPEDVAPGDILLLADGLIRLKVARVRGSRVETTVLVGGELSDAKGLNRFGGGLSVAALTDKDREDIRFCAEIGADYMAVSFPRDGADIEQARRLLREAGGDAGIVAKIERREALDNLDEIMEMADAVMIARGDLAVEIGDEELAGVQKDLMRRARARDCVVITATQMMQSMVSSPTPTRAEVLDVGNAVLDDTDAVMLSEETAVGAHPARVLEAMARVCAGTERYQRFAAHHEDATSGYRYMDEAIAKASIDTANRLGARAIAALTESGATALWMSRIGTELPIFAFTRHEATRRKVALYRGVYPLALDVAEADHARVNRQVLERLREEGVLSQGDLLVLSKGDLAGVKGGTNTMKILRLEERPGEAPSA; encoded by the coding sequence ATGCGTCGTCGCACCAAGATAGTCGCCACGCTGGGGCCGGCCAGCGCCGAACCGGGGGTGTTGCGGGAGATGCTGCGCGCCGGCCTGGACGTGGTGCGCCTCAACCTCTCCCACGGGGACCATGCCACCCACCGTCGACTCCTGGCGAGCGCCCGCGCCGCCGCCGCCGAGCTCGGAGTGTGTCTTGCGGTGATGCCGGATCTGCAGGGCCCCAAGATTCGCATCGAGGGCTTCAGGCGCGGCCCGGTGCGCCTCGCGGCTGGCGAGCCTTTCGCGTTGGACGTCGCGCTGGCGGCGGATGCGGGCGATGAACAGGTGGTGGGGGTCAGCTACAAGCAGCTGCCCGAGGACGTGGCGCCGGGCGACATCCTGCTGCTGGCCGATGGGCTGATTCGCCTGAAGGTGGCCCGGGTGCGGGGCAGCCGGGTGGAAACCACGGTGCTGGTGGGCGGTGAGTTGTCCGATGCCAAGGGCCTGAACCGTTTCGGGGGCGGTTTATCGGTGGCCGCGCTCACCGACAAGGACCGGGAGGATATCCGCTTCTGTGCCGAGATCGGGGCCGACTACATGGCCGTGTCCTTTCCCCGGGACGGGGCGGACATCGAGCAGGCCCGGCGCCTGCTGCGGGAGGCCGGCGGCGACGCGGGCATTGTCGCCAAGATCGAGCGCCGGGAGGCGCTGGACAATCTGGACGAGATCATGGAAATGGCCGACGCGGTCATGATCGCCCGGGGCGATCTGGCGGTGGAGATCGGCGACGAGGAACTGGCCGGGGTGCAGAAGGATCTGATGCGCCGCGCCCGTGCCCGGGACTGCGTGGTGATCACCGCCACGCAGATGATGCAATCCATGGTCAGCAGCCCCACCCCCACCCGCGCCGAGGTGCTGGACGTGGGCAATGCGGTGCTGGACGACACCGACGCGGTGATGCTCTCCGAGGAAACCGCGGTGGGGGCGCACCCGGCCCGGGTGCTGGAAGCCATGGCCCGGGTCTGCGCCGGCACGGAGCGCTACCAGCGCTTCGCCGCTCACCACGAGGACGCGACCAGTGGCTACCGCTATATGGATGAGGCCATCGCCAAGGCCTCCATAGACACGGCCAACCGCCTGGGGGCGCGGGCCATCGCCGCGCTGACCGAGTCCGGCGCCACGGCGCTGTGGATGTCGCGCATCGGCACCGAGCTGCCGATCTTCGCCTTTACTCGCCACGAGGCCACCCGTCGCAAGGTGGCGCTGTATCGTGGGGTGTACCCGCTGGCGCTGGATGTGGCCGAGGCGGACCATGCCCGGGTGAATCGGCAGGTGCTGGAGCGGCTGCGCGAGGAAGGCGTGCTCTCGCAGGGCGATTTGCTGGTGCTCAGCAAGGGGGATCTGGCCGGCGTGAAGGGCGGTACCAACACCATGAAGATCCTGCGCCTGGAAGAGCGCCCGGGGGAGGCGCCCTCCGCCTGA
- a CDS encoding SulP family inorganic anion transporter has protein sequence MRSPTLLSRLVPALGWGRAYRRADLGHDLSAGVITAALLIPQGLAYALLAGLPPQVGLYASIIPPAIYALLGTSRTLAVGPVSVAALLVAEALRGTGLEPGSQAWLDQALMLAALSGALLLLMGALRLGRLVDFLSHPVLSGFTSAAAVLIIFSQAGALLGIPAPKAGLFWQQAPALLASLPLWHPATTALGLGGVALLAFLRAGFPALLRRLGLAAATAGLLSRAAPLALVFASIALVAALGLAEKGVAVVGAIPAGLPSASLAFLSSGISGSLLGSALLIALIAYVESISVAKVLAYRRRERVAANQELLALGAANAAAAVSGAMPVAGGFSRSMVNYAAGARTQLATLITTALVLLATLFFTPAFERLPKSVLAAVIVVAVAPLVDWRALRSAWRYDRADGATWLVTFLISLAWNLEAGLISGALLSLAVFQARASRPHLAVVGRVPGTEHYRNVCRHTVETWPELLLLRVDRSLYFANSGHLEDVVARAAAEQPALRDLVLICCAINSIDHSALAALERLSLSLEEAGITLHLAEVKGPVMDRLRHSELLEALAPGRIFLSTEAAVRQLRGRP, from the coding sequence ATGCGCTCACCAACCTTGCTGTCACGGCTGGTTCCCGCGCTGGGCTGGGGCCGCGCCTATCGCCGGGCCGACCTGGGGCACGACCTGAGCGCCGGCGTCATCACCGCCGCCCTGCTGATTCCCCAGGGCCTGGCCTACGCCCTGCTGGCCGGCCTGCCGCCCCAGGTGGGGCTGTACGCCAGTATCATTCCCCCGGCCATCTATGCCCTGCTGGGCACCAGCCGCACCCTCGCGGTGGGCCCGGTCTCGGTGGCGGCGCTGCTGGTGGCGGAGGCGCTGCGCGGCACGGGGCTGGAGCCCGGCAGTCAGGCCTGGCTGGATCAGGCACTGATGCTGGCGGCGCTGAGCGGCGCCCTGCTGCTGCTGATGGGCGCGCTACGGCTGGGACGGCTGGTGGATTTTCTCAGTCACCCGGTGCTCTCCGGCTTCACCAGCGCCGCCGCGGTGCTGATCATTTTCAGCCAGGCAGGGGCCCTGCTGGGAATACCCGCGCCCAAGGCGGGGCTCTTCTGGCAGCAGGCCCCTGCCCTGCTTGCTTCGCTGCCCCTGTGGCACCCGGCCACCACCGCACTGGGCCTTGGCGGTGTGGCGCTGCTGGCGTTCCTGCGCGCCGGCTTCCCGGCGCTGCTGCGGCGGCTGGGACTCGCTGCCGCCACCGCCGGCTTGCTCAGCCGCGCCGCCCCCTTGGCGCTGGTGTTCGCCAGCATCGCCCTGGTGGCAGCGCTGGGGCTCGCCGAGAAAGGTGTCGCCGTGGTAGGCGCCATTCCCGCCGGGCTCCCCAGCGCCAGCCTGGCCTTTCTGAGTAGCGGAATCTCCGGCTCGCTGCTCGGCTCGGCGCTGTTGATCGCGCTGATCGCCTACGTGGAGAGCATCTCCGTGGCCAAGGTGCTGGCCTACCGGCGCCGGGAACGGGTGGCGGCAAACCAGGAACTGCTCGCCCTGGGCGCGGCCAATGCGGCGGCGGCAGTGAGCGGGGCCATGCCAGTGGCGGGCGGCTTCAGCCGCTCCATGGTCAATTACGCCGCCGGCGCCCGCACCCAGCTCGCCACCCTGATCACCACCGCCCTGGTGCTGCTCGCCACCCTGTTCTTCACCCCCGCTTTCGAACGGCTGCCCAAGTCCGTGCTGGCGGCGGTAATCGTAGTGGCGGTGGCACCGTTGGTGGATTGGCGCGCACTGCGTAGCGCCTGGCGCTATGACCGGGCCGATGGCGCCACCTGGCTGGTCACGTTCCTGATCTCGCTGGCCTGGAACCTGGAGGCGGGCCTGATCAGCGGCGCCCTGCTCTCGCTGGCCGTATTCCAGGCCCGTGCCAGCCGGCCGCATCTGGCCGTGGTGGGCCGCGTGCCCGGCACCGAGCACTACCGCAATGTCTGTCGCCACACGGTGGAAACCTGGCCGGAGTTGCTGCTGCTGCGGGTGGACCGCAGCCTGTACTTCGCCAACAGCGGGCACCTGGAGGACGTGGTGGCGCGCGCCGCGGCGGAGCAGCCGGCGCTGCGGGATCTGGTGCTGATCTGCTGCGCGATCAACAGCATAGACCACAGCGCCCTGGCGGCGTTGGAGCGCCTGAGCCTGAGCCTTGAGGAGGCCGGCATCACCCTGCACCTGGCCGAGGTGAAGGGCCCCGTGATGGACCGCTTGCGCCACAGCGAACTGCTGGAGGCACTGGCGCCGGGGCGAATATTCCTGAGCACCGAGGCGGCGGTGCGCCAGCTGCGCGGCCGCCCTTGA
- a CDS encoding phosphoglycolate phosphatase, whose protein sequence is MAAPSGDIRAVLFDLDGTLVDSAPDLAHALDLTLVEQGLPPAGPERASHWVGNGSRRLVARALTGEMWADPADTAHWDHVLERFFHHYGEHMLERTRPYPGVPETLAALREAGLRLAVVTNKPSRFVAPLLEGLELGPFELLLGGDSLPEKKPHPLPLLHAARQLGVEPAQTLMVGDSLNDVEAAQAAGMGIICVPYGYNHGQDIRAAGADAVLEHFAQLNNYLSITA, encoded by the coding sequence ATGGCGGCGCCCAGCGGTGACATCCGTGCGGTACTGTTCGATCTGGACGGCACTCTGGTGGACAGTGCCCCGGACCTGGCCCATGCCCTGGATCTGACCCTGGTCGAGCAAGGGCTGCCGCCGGCCGGCCCCGAGCGGGCCAGCCACTGGGTGGGCAATGGCTCACGGCGGCTGGTGGCCCGTGCGCTCACCGGCGAGATGTGGGCCGACCCGGCCGACACCGCGCACTGGGACCATGTGCTGGAGCGCTTCTTCCACCACTACGGCGAGCACATGCTGGAGCGCACCCGGCCCTACCCCGGGGTGCCCGAGACCCTGGCGGCGCTGCGCGAGGCGGGCCTGCGGCTGGCCGTGGTGACCAACAAACCTTCGCGTTTCGTGGCTCCCTTGCTGGAAGGCCTGGAGCTTGGGCCCTTCGAGCTGCTGCTCGGCGGCGACAGCCTGCCGGAGAAGAAACCCCACCCCCTGCCGCTGCTGCACGCAGCCCGGCAACTGGGCGTGGAGCCCGCGCAGACCCTGATGGTGGGGGACTCGCTGAACGATGTGGAGGCGGCCCAGGCCGCCGGCATGGGGATTATTTGCGTCCCTTATGGTTATAATCACGGCCAGGACATACGCGCCGCCGGCGCGGATGCCGTCCTCGAACACTTCGCGCAACTGAACAATTATCTGAGCATCACGGCCTGA
- the djlA gene encoding co-chaperone DjlA: MKIFFKAHMGKLTGFLLGLVLGNVGWALACLLPGALLDRRLALERCLGLAWRGCGMSRRDQFFHGALFVTAGHLAKADGRVSPAEIRAAEALMAELGLKGERRRRAIALFNAGKAGRGPWRRLLRRFARAADRRMERRERLLGYLLRVAFADGAPVPAADRVLGEVANRLDISRMRMDDLRRRRRHHQERERHQSRSVRPTLNGAYRLLDVPETADEAAIRRAYRRAVSRHHPDRAQARGLGEQAVREATRRTHEIRQAYEEIRRVRGF, encoded by the coding sequence ATGAAAATCTTCTTCAAGGCGCATATGGGCAAGCTCACCGGCTTTCTGCTCGGCCTGGTGCTGGGTAATGTCGGGTGGGCGCTGGCGTGCCTGCTGCCCGGCGCGCTGCTCGACCGGCGCCTGGCCTTGGAGCGCTGCCTGGGACTCGCCTGGCGAGGCTGTGGCATGTCGCGGCGCGACCAGTTCTTTCATGGCGCGTTGTTCGTCACCGCCGGGCATCTGGCCAAGGCCGATGGGCGGGTCAGCCCGGCGGAGATTCGTGCCGCGGAGGCGCTGATGGCCGAACTGGGCCTGAAAGGGGAGCGCCGCCGCCGGGCAATCGCCCTGTTCAATGCCGGCAAGGCGGGTCGCGGCCCCTGGCGGCGGCTGCTGCGCCGCTTTGCCCGCGCGGCGGATCGACGTATGGAGCGGCGCGAGCGGCTGCTGGGCTATCTGCTGCGGGTGGCTTTCGCCGATGGCGCCCCGGTGCCCGCCGCGGACCGGGTACTGGGGGAGGTGGCCAATCGTCTGGACATCAGTCGCATGCGCATGGACGATCTGCGTCGCCGGCGGCGCCACCACCAGGAGCGCGAGCGCCACCAATCCCGTTCGGTGCGGCCCACGCTGAACGGTGCCTACCGCCTGCTGGACGTCCCCGAGACGGCCGACGAGGCCGCCATCCGCCGCGCTTACCGCCGGGCCGTCAGCCGCCACCACCCCGACCGGGCCCAGGCCCGGGGGCTGGGGGAGCAAGCGGTGCGCGAGGCGACCCGGCGCACCCATGAGATCCGCCAGGCCTACGAGGAGATCCGCCGCGTCCGAGGTTTCTGA
- the trpE gene encoding anthranilate synthase component I, translating into MHADQFERLSAQGFNRIPLIREILADLETPLSTYLKLAQGPYSFLFESVQGGEKWGRYSIIGLPARTRLEVCGERIQVIHDQAVIETAQTADPLAWIEAYQQRIRAARPPGFPQMPRFLGGLAGYFGYDTVRYIEPRLKRCPNPDELGVPDMLFMVSDEVLVFDNLAGRLYLVVHVDPAEEGAYGRGEARLDELVNQLRNARSAYPVPRAPRELCEDDFRSNFEQAGFEEAVERIKRYVIDGDVMQVVPSQRMSAPYSAPPLDLYRALRCTNPSPYMYFLDLGDFQVAGSSPEILARLEDDEITVRPIAGTRRRGHTAEEDRALEQELLNDPKEIAEHLMLIDLGRNDIGRVSEVGSVQLTERMVVERYSHVMHIVSNVTGKLKPGLGPMDVLRATFPAGTVSGAPKIRAMEVIDEVEPVKRGVYAGAVGYLSWSGNMDTAIAIRTAVIKDGQVHVQAGAGVVADSVPRLEWKETLNKGRALFRAVAMAERGLDNREGA; encoded by the coding sequence ATGCACGCAGACCAGTTTGAGCGCCTGAGCGCCCAGGGCTTCAATCGCATTCCCTTGATCCGCGAGATCCTCGCCGATCTCGAAACCCCGCTGAGCACCTATCTCAAGCTCGCCCAAGGGCCCTATTCCTTCCTCTTCGAATCCGTGCAGGGCGGCGAGAAATGGGGCCGCTACTCCATCATCGGCCTGCCCGCCCGCACCCGCCTGGAAGTGTGCGGCGAGCGCATCCAGGTGATTCACGACCAGGCCGTCATCGAGACCGCCCAGACCGCGGATCCGCTGGCCTGGATCGAGGCCTACCAGCAGCGCATTCGCGCCGCCCGCCCGCCGGGCTTTCCGCAGATGCCGCGCTTTCTCGGCGGCCTGGCCGGTTACTTCGGCTACGACACCGTGCGCTACATAGAGCCGCGCCTGAAGCGCTGCCCCAACCCGGACGAGCTGGGTGTGCCGGACATGCTCTTCATGGTCAGCGACGAGGTGCTGGTCTTCGACAACCTGGCCGGGCGTCTCTACCTGGTGGTGCACGTGGACCCGGCCGAGGAGGGCGCCTACGGCCGCGGCGAGGCCCGCCTGGATGAATTGGTGAATCAACTGCGCAACGCCCGCAGCGCCTACCCTGTGCCCCGTGCGCCGCGGGAACTGTGCGAGGACGACTTCCGCTCCAACTTCGAGCAGGCCGGCTTCGAGGAGGCGGTGGAGCGGATCAAGCGCTACGTCATCGACGGCGATGTGATGCAGGTGGTGCCCTCCCAGCGCATGAGCGCCCCCTACAGCGCCCCGCCGCTGGATCTCTACCGCGCCCTGCGCTGCACCAACCCCTCGCCCTATATGTACTTTCTGGACCTGGGCGATTTCCAGGTGGCGGGCTCCTCGCCGGAGATCCTCGCCCGGCTGGAGGACGACGAAATCACCGTGCGTCCCATTGCCGGCACCCGCAGGCGCGGTCATACCGCGGAAGAGGACCGGGCACTGGAGCAGGAACTGCTCAACGACCCCAAGGAAATCGCCGAGCACCTGATGCTCATCGATCTGGGCCGCAACGATATCGGCCGGGTGAGCGAAGTGGGCAGCGTACAGCTCACCGAGCGGATGGTGGTGGAGCGCTACTCCCACGTAATGCACATCGTCTCCAACGTCACCGGCAAGCTCAAGCCCGGCCTCGGGCCCATGGACGTGCTGCGGGCCACCTTCCCCGCCGGCACCGTCAGCGGCGCGCCGAAGATCCGTGCCATGGAGGTCATCGACGAGGTGGAGCCGGTCAAGCGCGGTGTCTACGCCGGCGCGGTGGGGTATTTGTCCTGGTCCGGCAATATGGACACCGCCATCGCCATCCGCACCGCCGTGATCAAGGACGGCCAGGTGCACGTGCAGGCGGGCGCGGGGGTGGTGGCCGACTCGGTGCCGCGGCTGGAGTGGAAGGAGACGCTGAACAAGGGGCGTGCCCTGTTCCGCGCCGTGGCCATGGCCGAGCGCGGCCTCGACAATCGCGAGGGGGCCTGA
- a CDS encoding metal-sensing transcriptional repressor: MASDMHALQQAQRKALLARLARVEGQIRGIRRMIEEDAACEQVAQQLAASRKALNKAFYEMMACAIEHEVAPGEELPTAAKDKLNELTRMLSKYG; this comes from the coding sequence ATGGCCAGTGACATGCACGCCCTACAGCAGGCCCAGCGCAAGGCGCTGCTCGCCCGTCTCGCCCGGGTGGAGGGGCAGATCCGCGGCATACGCCGCATGATCGAGGAGGACGCGGCCTGCGAGCAGGTGGCCCAGCAACTCGCCGCCTCGCGCAAGGCGCTGAACAAGGCCTTCTACGAGATGATGGCCTGCGCCATCGAGCATGAGGTGGCGCCGGGGGAGGAATTGCCGACGGCGGCCAAGGACAAGCTCAACGAGCTGACGAGGATGCTGTCCAAGTACGGCTGA
- a CDS encoding phosphoribosylaminoimidazolesuccinocarboxamide synthase, whose amino-acid sequence MSHAPEALYDSELKSLPLLHKGKVRDVYAIDEERLLIVTSDRLSAFDVILPDPIPGKGAVLTAVSSFWFARTGHIVPNQLLDVPLEAVIPDPAEASRVAGRAIVTVRARPLPIEAVARGYLIGSGWKDYQASGRVCGIELPPGLRQAQRLPEPLFTPATKAAVGDHDENISFEQAARTIGGELAEQVRELTLRLYGEAVEYAASRGIIIADTKFEFGLDRNDRLILIDEALTPDSSRFWPADQYREGTSPPSFDKQYVRDYLETLDWDKTAPGPRLPAEVIAHTAAKYREAQQRLTGE is encoded by the coding sequence ATGAGTCACGCCCCCGAAGCCCTGTACGATTCCGAGCTCAAGAGCCTGCCCCTGCTGCACAAGGGCAAGGTGCGCGATGTCTACGCCATCGACGAGGAGCGCCTGCTGATCGTCACCAGCGACCGGCTTTCCGCCTTCGATGTGATACTCCCCGACCCCATTCCGGGCAAGGGCGCGGTGCTCACCGCCGTATCCAGCTTCTGGTTCGCGCGCACCGGCCATATCGTGCCGAACCAGCTGCTGGATGTGCCGCTGGAAGCGGTCATTCCCGACCCGGCAGAGGCCTCCCGGGTGGCCGGCCGTGCCATCGTCACCGTGCGGGCTCGCCCGCTGCCGATCGAAGCAGTGGCCCGAGGATACCTGATCGGCTCCGGCTGGAAGGACTATCAGGCCAGCGGCCGGGTCTGCGGCATCGAGCTGCCGCCGGGCCTGCGTCAGGCCCAGCGTCTGCCCGAGCCCCTTTTCACCCCCGCCACCAAGGCCGCGGTGGGGGATCACGACGAGAACATCAGCTTCGAGCAGGCCGCGCGGACCATCGGTGGCGAGCTGGCCGAACAGGTGCGCGAGCTCACCCTGCGTCTCTACGGCGAGGCGGTCGAGTACGCCGCCAGCCGCGGTATCATCATCGCCGACACCAAGTTCGAATTCGGCCTGGACAGGAACGACCGGCTGATCCTCATCGACGAGGCGCTGACCCCGGATTCCTCGCGCTTCTGGCCCGCCGATCAGTACCGGGAAGGGACTTCCCCGCCGAGCTTCGACAAGCAATACGTGCGCGATTACCTGGAGACCCTGGACTGGGACAAGACCGCGCCCGGCCCTCGCCTGCCCGCCGAGGTCATCGCTCACACCGCCGCCAAGTACCGCGAGGCGCAGCAGCGCCTGACCGGCGAATGA
- a CDS encoding anthranilate synthase component II has translation MRLLMIDNYDSFTYNLVQYFGELGAEVVVHRNDEITLAQIEQLAPERLVISPGPCTPNEAGLSLAAVRHFAGQLPILGVCLGHQTIGQVFGGRVVHAGQVMHGKTSPVHHQDRGVFRGLPNPLTATRYHSLVVEQASLPDCLEVTAWTEREGGGLDEIMGLRHRELDVEGVQFHPESILTEAGHALLKNFLNRG, from the coding sequence ATGCGCCTGCTGATGATCGACAACTACGATTCCTTCACCTACAACCTGGTGCAGTACTTCGGCGAGCTGGGCGCGGAGGTGGTGGTCCACCGCAACGACGAGATCACCTTGGCGCAGATCGAGCAGCTGGCGCCGGAGCGGCTGGTCATCTCCCCCGGCCCCTGTACGCCCAACGAGGCGGGCCTGTCGCTGGCGGCGGTGCGCCATTTCGCCGGCCAACTGCCGATTCTGGGTGTGTGCCTGGGGCACCAGACCATCGGCCAGGTCTTCGGCGGCCGGGTGGTGCACGCCGGTCAGGTGATGCACGGCAAGACCTCGCCGGTGCATCATCAGGACCGCGGCGTGTTCCGCGGCCTGCCCAACCCGCTCACCGCCACCCGATACCATTCCCTGGTGGTCGAACAGGCGAGCCTGCCCGACTGTCTGGAGGTGACGGCCTGGACCGAGCGCGAGGGCGGCGGCCTGGACGAAATCATGGGCCTGCGCCACCGGGAGCTGGACGTGGAGGGCGTGCAGTTCCACCCGGAGAGCATCCTCACCGAGGCGGGGCACGCCCTGCTGAAGAACTTCCTCAACAGGGGTTAG
- a CDS encoding DUF6691 family protein, with amino-acid sequence MAQWLMTLASGALFGLGLVISGMVNPAKVIGFLDVAGQWDPTLALVMGGALAVTIPGFRLMKRLGRPWCAQRFVLPTRQDLDGRLIGGAAIFGIGWGLAGICPGPGILALLSGLTPVHGFIGAMLLGMFAHSLIFERAKAQGGRS; translated from the coding sequence ATGGCGCAGTGGCTGATGACTCTCGCAAGCGGCGCCCTGTTCGGTCTGGGCCTGGTGATCTCCGGCATGGTGAACCCGGCCAAGGTCATCGGCTTTCTGGATGTGGCAGGCCAGTGGGATCCGACCCTGGCGCTGGTCATGGGCGGCGCTCTGGCCGTGACCATCCCCGGCTTTCGCCTGATGAAACGCCTGGGCCGGCCCTGGTGCGCGCAACGTTTCGTGCTGCCCACCCGCCAGGACCTGGACGGGCGGCTGATCGGCGGCGCGGCCATTTTCGGTATTGGCTGGGGCCTGGCGGGCATCTGCCCCGGCCCCGGCATCCTCGCCCTGTTGAGCGGTCTGACCCCGGTCCATGGCTTTATCGGCGCCATGCTGCTGGGCATGTTCGCTCACAGTCTGATCTTCGAACGCGCCAAGGCGCAGGGAGGCAGATCATGA